One segment of Marinobacter sediminum DNA contains the following:
- a CDS encoding sulfurtransferase TusA family protein, which produces MADRTLDASGLRCPMPLLKTKLELNNMSPGEELEVIATDAGSARDIPAFIELSRHQLLTSSEAHGQYRFMIKCGG; this is translated from the coding sequence ATGGCTGACCGTACTCTGGATGCTTCCGGGCTTCGTTGCCCGATGCCCCTGCTGAAAACCAAGCTGGAACTCAATAACATGTCACCCGGAGAGGAGCTTGAGGTTATTGCCACGGATGCCGGCTCTGCCCGTGATATTCCTGCGTTTATTGAGCTTTCCAGGCATCAGCTCCTGACTTCCTCGGAAGCTCATGGTCAGTACCGGTTTATGATAAAGTGCGGCGGTTAA
- a CDS encoding M48 family metalloprotease: MKVSKTRFYQTRRLIRACFLAISLATVYSPAIAQETRLPSIGGSGGGLISGQQESDIGQQVMVSIRRSAPRITDPLVYDYLSAIIYRLVPSAPLQNRNLTLALIDSPAINAFAVPGGIVGVNGGLFLNAATEQQFASVLAHELAHLSQRHFARRLEQQETSAPLTLAGMIAGIVLSAVTQSDIGIAAIAGTQALAVQNMLSYSRSNEQEADRVGLDILATAGMDPRGMPEMFEIMMRQNRLQGNQVPEYLSTHPLTQSRVSDTRNRAEQYPQQDIPDGQEYHLIRSRLQVHYASSPEVAMQTFEAYLNRPDAKRNDAIRYGLAVAYLENGQPDKAADVLKDLLSRNPGRITFQVTLAEVLIDQKRLGEARKLLQEALARNPGNYPITFTLAQTEIADGNGVAAAEHLQQLARQLPAQEHLWLTLAEAEGMARNIVGVHRARAEYYALMGDLESAQRQLRQAQEKLPAGSPQRQVVTERLAEITSRLNARRNS; this comes from the coding sequence ATGAAAGTGTCCAAAACCAGGTTTTACCAAACCCGCAGGCTAATCCGGGCCTGTTTTCTGGCCATCAGCCTAGCGACGGTTTATTCACCTGCAATTGCACAGGAAACCCGATTACCCAGCATTGGCGGCAGTGGCGGAGGTCTCATCTCGGGCCAGCAGGAATCCGACATTGGCCAGCAGGTGATGGTTTCCATACGCCGATCCGCACCGAGAATTACCGACCCGCTGGTCTACGACTACCTCAGTGCAATCATTTACCGACTCGTCCCCTCTGCCCCGCTGCAGAACAGGAATCTGACACTTGCCCTCATCGACAGCCCTGCGATTAACGCCTTTGCCGTGCCCGGGGGCATTGTCGGTGTAAACGGAGGCCTGTTTCTCAACGCCGCCACCGAGCAGCAGTTTGCCTCGGTACTCGCTCACGAACTTGCCCACCTCAGTCAGCGCCATTTTGCGCGACGGCTGGAACAACAGGAAACCAGCGCCCCCCTCACGCTCGCAGGCATGATTGCCGGCATCGTGTTGTCTGCGGTGACTCAGTCTGACATCGGAATAGCCGCTATTGCAGGCACTCAGGCCCTTGCCGTGCAGAACATGCTGTCCTATAGCAGGTCCAACGAACAGGAAGCAGACCGGGTTGGCCTGGACATCCTGGCGACAGCTGGCATGGATCCGCGGGGAATGCCGGAAATGTTCGAGATCATGATGCGCCAGAACCGGCTACAGGGGAACCAGGTTCCGGAGTACCTTTCCACCCACCCTTTGACCCAGAGCCGGGTATCCGACACACGAAACCGCGCGGAACAATACCCCCAGCAGGACATTCCTGACGGCCAGGAGTACCACCTGATTCGTAGCCGGCTTCAGGTGCATTACGCATCTTCCCCCGAAGTCGCAATGCAAACCTTTGAAGCCTATCTTAACCGTCCTGATGCCAAACGAAACGACGCTATTCGCTACGGCCTCGCTGTCGCTTACCTGGAAAATGGCCAGCCGGACAAGGCGGCAGATGTCCTGAAAGACCTGCTTTCGCGGAATCCCGGCCGCATTACCTTTCAGGTAACCCTGGCAGAGGTCCTGATTGACCAGAAACGCCTCGGAGAGGCCAGAAAACTTCTGCAAGAAGCGCTGGCACGAAATCCGGGCAATTACCCGATTACGTTCACACTAGCGCAGACTGAAATCGCTGACGGGAACGGTGTTGCCGCCGCGGAACACCTGCAGCAACTCGCCAGACAGCTGCCCGCACAGGAACACCTCTGGCTAACGCTTGCCGAGGCTGAAGGCATGGCACGGAATATCGTCGGTGTGCACCGGGCGCGGGCAGAATACTACGCACTGATGGGAGATCTGGAATCAGCCCAGCGACAACTCAGACAAGCCCAGGAAAAACTTCCGGCAGGCTCACCGCAACGCCAGGTCGTTACCGAAAGGCTGGCCGAAATAACCAGCCGACTGAATGCCAGGAGGAACAGCTAG
- the bamC gene encoding outer membrane protein assembly factor BamC, which translates to MSVLQRTRSTLSAKYLVLSSGLLFLTAVSGCGVMEDRSERYVNAKEGESLQLPESADESRFSQKMPVRDISVADASKMYPSDIPRPPDMTSEILEENYVIEELDGRVWLLVNDVPGRIWPAANAYMADRGLGVEYDSPQLGLLQSELVNFSKRARQLVELTDDPSAREPEVVLQVRMAPGVRRKTTEVQVRRLSKDSQPDELIPWSGVTDPGPDALALQKRLLADMGEFLKAREENKSFSRAASGMVSTPLVKLVSENDDAVAIRMFLDYGRSWAEVSRSLTEAGIGVVDLNRSEGWFYVDFRTEDERESGWFDWFSDKEKPQHTHTITLQEHADGIVITAERLDSYDGDHGAPDLLTQLFDYLY; encoded by the coding sequence ATGTCGGTTCTTCAAAGAACCCGTAGTACCCTGTCTGCCAAATATCTGGTTCTCTCATCCGGACTGTTGTTTTTGACAGCAGTCTCCGGGTGCGGCGTGATGGAAGACCGTTCCGAGCGCTATGTGAACGCAAAAGAAGGTGAGTCTCTTCAGTTGCCGGAGAGTGCAGACGAATCCCGTTTCAGCCAGAAGATGCCCGTTCGCGATATTTCCGTGGCGGACGCCAGCAAAATGTATCCGTCCGATATTCCGCGTCCGCCCGACATGACCTCGGAGATTCTCGAGGAAAACTATGTTATCGAAGAGCTCGATGGGCGTGTCTGGTTGCTGGTGAACGATGTGCCCGGTCGTATCTGGCCTGCTGCCAACGCCTATATGGCAGACCGGGGACTGGGTGTTGAATACGATAGTCCCCAGCTCGGACTGTTGCAGAGTGAACTTGTAAACTTCAGCAAGCGGGCCCGTCAGCTGGTTGAGCTGACCGACGATCCGAGCGCCCGGGAGCCGGAGGTTGTCCTCCAGGTGCGAATGGCGCCCGGCGTCCGGCGCAAGACAACTGAGGTTCAGGTTCGTAGACTGTCGAAAGACAGTCAGCCGGACGAACTTATTCCCTGGTCAGGTGTTACCGATCCGGGCCCGGATGCCCTGGCACTTCAAAAGCGGTTGCTTGCCGACATGGGTGAGTTCCTGAAAGCGAGGGAAGAGAACAAGTCGTTCTCCCGAGCTGCTTCCGGTATGGTCAGCACCCCGCTGGTCAAGCTCGTTTCTGAAAATGATGACGCCGTGGCGATCCGGATGTTCCTGGATTATGGCCGCTCATGGGCCGAAGTTAGCCGCTCACTGACCGAGGCGGGCATCGGCGTTGTCGATCTGAATCGCAGCGAAGGGTGGTTTTATGTTGATTTCCGGACGGAAGATGAGCGCGAATCCGGCTGGTTCGACTGGTTCAGCGACAAGGAAAAGCCCCAGCACACCCATACCATTACTCTGCAAGAGCATGCCGACGGAATCGTCATCACCGCAGAGCGGCTGGATAGCTACGACGGAGACCATGGCGCTCCGGACTTGCTGACACAACTTTTCGATTACCTATACTGA
- the dapA gene encoding 4-hydroxy-tetrahydrodipicolinate synthase has translation MITGSLVALVTPMHPNGDIHWEELDRLVDFHIENGTHGIVAVGTTGESATLDPKEHCQVVGHIIKRVDGRIPVIAGTGGNSTREAIELTTEAHKLGADACLLVVPYYNKPTQEGLYQHFKAIAEAVPGMKQMLYNVPGRTACDMLNETVLRLADIPNIVAIKDATGNIPRGAELIEALDGRLAVYSGDDATAAELMLAGGKGNVSVTANVAPKGMSQLCEAAIAGNREETERLNELLMPLNRKLFLEANPIPVKWALHHIGLISEGIRLPLTPLSEKFHGEVEDALKASGVL, from the coding sequence ATGATTACGGGTAGCCTTGTCGCACTGGTCACACCCATGCATCCCAACGGTGACATTCACTGGGAGGAGCTGGATAGACTGGTGGACTTTCATATTGAAAACGGCACGCACGGCATTGTTGCTGTGGGCACCACCGGCGAATCTGCAACCCTGGACCCCAAAGAGCATTGCCAGGTTGTCGGTCACATCATAAAACGCGTTGATGGCCGAATTCCCGTAATCGCGGGCACCGGCGGTAACAGTACGCGTGAAGCGATTGAACTGACCACCGAAGCTCACAAACTGGGTGCCGACGCCTGTCTGCTTGTTGTTCCTTACTACAACAAACCGACTCAGGAAGGTTTGTATCAGCATTTCAAGGCTATCGCAGAGGCGGTGCCGGGCATGAAGCAGATGCTGTACAACGTTCCGGGTCGAACCGCTTGTGACATGCTCAACGAAACGGTGCTCCGTCTGGCTGACATACCAAACATTGTCGCGATCAAGGATGCCACCGGGAATATCCCCCGGGGCGCTGAACTGATCGAAGCGCTGGATGGTCGTCTGGCCGTGTATTCTGGTGATGACGCCACTGCGGCGGAGTTGATGCTGGCCGGAGGCAAAGGGAACGTTTCCGTAACGGCTAACGTTGCTCCTAAAGGTATGTCACAGCTCTGTGAAGCCGCTATTGCCGGCAATCGTGAGGAGACCGAGCGTCTGAATGAGCTGCTCATGCCACTGAACCGGAAGTTGTTCCTTGAGGCGAACCCGATTCCGGTCAAGTGGGCACTGCATCATATAGGGTTGATCAGTGAGGGTATTCGTCTGCCACTGACGCCTCTGAGCGAGAAATTCCATGGCGAAGTCGAAGACGCTCTGAAAGCCTCAGGTGTGCTCTGA
- a CDS encoding peroxiredoxin: MSSVELNKTVPDFEVPATGDQTIRMADLRGQNVVIYFYPKDNTPGCTTEGQDFRDRMKEFAELDTEIFGVSRDGLRAHENFRAKYEFPFHLISDKDETLCKLFDVIKLKKLYGKEHMGIERSTFLIDSKGTLRKEWRGVKVKGHADEVLEAVKAL, from the coding sequence ATGTCATCCGTCGAACTGAACAAAACTGTGCCGGACTTTGAAGTGCCGGCCACCGGAGATCAAACCATACGTATGGCGGATCTTCGGGGGCAAAATGTGGTGATTTATTTCTACCCTAAAGACAACACGCCCGGCTGCACAACCGAAGGTCAGGACTTTCGTGACCGGATGAAGGAGTTCGCCGAACTGGATACCGAGATCTTTGGTGTTTCCCGCGACGGCCTGAGAGCTCACGAGAACTTCAGAGCGAAGTACGAGTTTCCATTCCACCTGATTTCAGATAAAGACGAAACACTGTGCAAATTATTTGACGTCATCAAGCTCAAGAAACTGTACGGAAAAGAACATATGGGTATCGAGCGCAGCACCTTCCTGATTGATTCGAAAGGTACTCTGCGAAAGGAGTGGCGTGGGGTCAAGGTTAAGGGCCATGCCGACGAAGTGCTCGAGGCAGTCAAAGCCCTCTGA
- the nadA gene encoding quinolinate synthase NadA — MTRAEDRILVHEHLAHAAEPKPLSAEEKADLEARIKASLKARDAVLVAHYYTDPDLQRLAEETGGCVADSLEMARFGNQHPASTVVVAGVRFMGETAKILNPEKRVLMPTLEATCSLDVGCPADEFAEFCDQHPDRTVVVYANTSAAVKARADWVVTSSCAQAIVEDLDARGEKILWAPDKHLGHYVQKTTGADVLLWDGSCIVHEEFKYRGLEDLKALYPDAAVLVHPESPDAVVEMADVVGSTSQLIHAVQTLPNEKFIVATDNGIFYKMQQLAPNKTLIEAPTAGNGATCRSCAHCPWMAMNGLENLLHVLESGDQEVLVDEELRKKALKPLRRMLDFTSNMNLKAAGNA; from the coding sequence ATGACACGAGCTGAAGATCGTATCCTTGTTCATGAACACCTTGCTCATGCCGCTGAGCCAAAACCGCTCAGTGCTGAAGAAAAGGCTGACCTGGAGGCCCGCATCAAGGCGAGCCTGAAGGCCAGGGATGCAGTCCTTGTGGCTCACTACTACACCGATCCGGATCTTCAGCGTCTGGCCGAGGAAACCGGTGGCTGTGTCGCGGATTCTCTTGAAATGGCTCGCTTCGGTAACCAGCACCCTGCGTCCACAGTTGTGGTCGCCGGTGTGCGTTTTATGGGAGAAACTGCCAAGATTCTTAATCCGGAAAAACGGGTACTGATGCCAACGCTGGAGGCTACCTGTTCCCTGGATGTAGGGTGCCCGGCAGATGAATTTGCAGAGTTCTGTGATCAGCACCCGGACAGAACGGTTGTCGTTTATGCCAACACCTCAGCAGCTGTGAAGGCGAGGGCAGACTGGGTTGTAACGTCCAGCTGCGCCCAGGCTATCGTGGAAGACCTGGACGCTCGTGGTGAAAAAATCCTCTGGGCACCGGATAAGCACCTTGGGCATTACGTTCAGAAGACGACGGGTGCTGATGTGTTGTTGTGGGATGGTTCCTGCATTGTCCATGAAGAGTTCAAGTACCGAGGACTTGAAGACCTTAAAGCCCTCTATCCTGACGCCGCGGTGCTGGTTCATCCGGAATCTCCGGACGCAGTGGTAGAAATGGCGGATGTGGTGGGTTCAACCTCGCAGCTGATTCACGCTGTTCAGACGCTGCCAAACGAGAAATTCATCGTCGCGACCGATAACGGCATCTTCTACAAGATGCAGCAGTTGGCGCCGAACAAGACGCTGATTGAAGCGCCGACCGCCGGTAACGGCGCGACCTGTCGCAGCTGTGCTCACTGCCCCTGGATGGCGATGAACGGCCTTGAGAATCTTTTGCATGTTTTGGAAAGCGGCGACCAGGAAGTTCTGGTTGATGAGGAACTTCGGAAAAAGGCGCTCAAGCCCCTGAGGCGGATGCTGGATTTCACCTCGAACATGAACCTCAAGGCAGCTGGCAACGCTTGA
- a CDS encoding AI-2E family transporter gives MIRILRGLAHKYFSDEEAVILFLILVTGTIFVIWFGAMLAPAIASLIVAFILQGLVTKLNGLGLPEPISIIVVFLVFLGVLVGFIFGLLPLIWTQVSNLAGETPRIFRELQSYLELLPEEYPQLVSAEAVNTLYQQVSTEVGHMTQWLVSFSLSSIPDLVALLIYMVLVPILVFFFLKDREVLLSAISRLLPSQRPMMFRIWHEVNLQCANYVRGKALEILIVGGATYIGFKFLSMPYAALLSLLVGLSVVIPYIGAAVVTIPVAVIGLFAFGWGSHFIWVMAVYGIIQALDGNVLVPVLFSEVNNLHPVAIIVAVLFFGGIWGLWGVFFAIPLATMLKAVFSAWPVKESAPPPTAGQP, from the coding sequence ATGATCAGGATATTACGCGGTCTTGCGCACAAATACTTTTCAGATGAAGAAGCGGTCATTCTTTTTCTGATTCTTGTGACGGGAACGATTTTTGTTATCTGGTTTGGGGCCATGCTTGCGCCGGCCATTGCCTCCCTGATTGTGGCTTTCATCCTTCAGGGGCTTGTTACCAAACTGAACGGGCTGGGCCTGCCTGAGCCGATTTCCATCATTGTGGTCTTCCTGGTGTTTCTCGGGGTGCTGGTCGGATTTATTTTTGGCCTGTTGCCGTTGATATGGACCCAGGTCAGCAACCTGGCAGGCGAAACCCCACGGATTTTCAGAGAATTGCAGTCCTACCTTGAGCTACTGCCGGAAGAATACCCCCAGCTGGTTTCTGCGGAGGCGGTGAATACGCTGTATCAGCAGGTCTCTACGGAAGTGGGGCACATGACACAGTGGCTGGTGTCGTTTTCGCTCTCAAGTATTCCGGATCTCGTGGCGCTTCTGATCTATATGGTGCTGGTGCCTATTCTGGTGTTCTTTTTCCTCAAGGACCGGGAAGTGTTGCTTAGCGCAATTTCGCGTCTTTTACCCTCCCAGCGCCCAATGATGTTCAGGATCTGGCATGAGGTGAATCTTCAATGCGCCAATTACGTCCGGGGTAAGGCCCTTGAGATTCTGATTGTTGGGGGTGCCACCTATATTGGGTTCAAGTTCCTTAGTATGCCCTATGCCGCGCTTCTGTCCTTGCTGGTGGGGTTGAGTGTAGTAATTCCCTACATTGGGGCCGCAGTCGTCACGATTCCGGTTGCCGTTATTGGATTGTTTGCCTTTGGCTGGGGCAGTCATTTCATCTGGGTCATGGCGGTATACGGCATTATCCAGGCGCTTGATGGCAATGTTCTCGTGCCGGTCCTGTTCTCGGAAGTGAACAATCTACACCCGGTAGCGATTATTGTGGCGGTATTGTTTTTCGGGGGCATCTGGGGGCTTTGGGGCGTGTTCTTCGCAATTCCATTGGCAACCATGCTCAAAGCAGTATTCTCCGCATGGCCGGTAAAGGAATCCGCACCTCCACCGACCGCCGGGCAACCTTGA
- the ybgF gene encoding tol-pal system protein YbgF, with protein MRKRLMATVALSLAFGQAGVALAQSSTPAFQSNASEAQRKANSSQATAELFYMIQQLQGEVRRLQGQVEEQRHLINRLQEQGRDRYIDLDQRILDLSEKVSTKAAAPASGSGAEDGGASAGMVAKEYRQPDAEEREAYGQIQDLIRNQKKYDEAISRLYEFIDKYPEGDLTVNAYYWLGEVYLVKPQLEQAKQAFTIVATRYPDHRKAPDAVYKLGVTLDRLGESQDARRRMESVVKDYPNSSAAKLARKFLESDKG; from the coding sequence ATGAGAAAACGACTCATGGCGACAGTGGCTCTCTCGCTTGCCTTCGGGCAAGCGGGCGTGGCCCTGGCGCAGTCATCTACGCCCGCTTTCCAGTCTAACGCCTCGGAAGCACAGCGAAAGGCTAACAGCAGTCAGGCCACTGCCGAGCTGTTCTACATGATTCAGCAATTGCAGGGAGAGGTGCGCCGCCTGCAGGGCCAGGTGGAGGAGCAAAGGCATCTTATCAACCGTCTGCAGGAGCAGGGCAGAGACCGCTATATCGATCTTGATCAGCGTATTCTGGACCTTTCTGAAAAGGTATCGACGAAAGCCGCAGCGCCTGCAAGCGGATCCGGGGCGGAAGACGGCGGCGCCAGTGCCGGGATGGTCGCAAAGGAATACCGTCAGCCCGATGCTGAAGAGCGGGAGGCCTACGGGCAGATTCAGGATCTGATCCGGAATCAGAAGAAGTACGACGAGGCGATCAGCCGGCTGTATGAGTTTATCGACAAGTACCCGGAGGGCGATCTGACAGTCAATGCCTATTACTGGCTGGGTGAGGTCTATCTCGTCAAGCCCCAGCTTGAACAGGCCAAACAGGCGTTTACCATCGTGGCTACCCGCTATCCGGACCACCGCAAAGCGCCGGATGCAGTCTATAAGCTTGGTGTTACTCTTGATCGACTGGGTGAGAGCCAGGATGCCAGAAGACGAATGGAAAGCGTAGTAAAAGACTATCCGAACAGCAGTGCTGCCAAACTTGCCCGAAAGTTTCTGGAGTCTGATAAAGGCTGA